A genomic segment from Pseudomonas sessilinigenes encodes:
- the glcE gene encoding glycolate oxidase subunit GlcE: MAAPTDCDASEALLEQVRDALDNATPLRIQGSNSKAFLGRDSAGEILDTRVHRGIVSYDPTELVISARAGTPLSELQAVLDAAGQMLPCEPPAFGTGATLGGMLASGLSGPRRPWAGAVRDFVLGTRIISGLGQHLRFGGEVMKNVAGYDLSRLMAGSYGCLALVTEVSLKVLPKPRHCLSLSLELPAGQALARLAQWGQQPLPISAACHDGSRLHLRLEGGEGSVAAARDRLGGEPLDSRYWNRLNEQQLPFFDPGLPLWRLSLPHNTPELALPGLQLLDWGGAQRWLRSDAPAERIRAVASAAGGHASCYSHGLLDSPFQPLEPTLLHYHQRLKAQLDPQGIFNPGRLYAEL; the protein is encoded by the coding sequence ATGGCCGCCCCCACCGATTGCGACGCCAGCGAAGCCCTGCTGGAGCAGGTACGCGACGCTCTGGACAACGCCACCCCGCTACGCATCCAGGGCTCTAACAGCAAGGCCTTCCTGGGTCGCGACAGCGCTGGCGAAATCCTCGATACCCGGGTCCATCGCGGCATCGTCAGCTACGACCCCACCGAACTGGTGATCAGTGCCCGGGCCGGGACGCCGCTTAGCGAGTTGCAGGCGGTACTGGATGCCGCCGGGCAGATGCTGCCCTGCGAGCCGCCGGCGTTCGGTACCGGCGCCACCCTGGGCGGCATGCTCGCCAGTGGCCTGTCCGGGCCTCGTCGGCCCTGGGCCGGGGCGGTGCGTGACTTCGTCCTTGGCACCCGGATCATCAGCGGCCTGGGCCAGCACCTGCGTTTTGGTGGCGAGGTGATGAAGAACGTTGCCGGCTACGACCTGTCGCGGCTGATGGCCGGCAGCTACGGCTGCCTGGCTCTGGTGACCGAAGTCTCGCTGAAGGTGCTGCCCAAGCCCCGCCACTGCCTGAGCCTGAGCCTGGAACTGCCTGCCGGGCAAGCCCTGGCCAGGCTCGCGCAATGGGGCCAGCAGCCGTTGCCCATCAGTGCCGCCTGCCACGATGGCAGCCGCCTGCACCTGCGCCTGGAAGGGGGCGAAGGCTCGGTGGCCGCGGCCCGCGATCGGCTCGGCGGCGAGCCCCTGGACAGCCGCTACTGGAACCGACTCAACGAGCAGCAACTGCCCTTCTTCGACCCCGGCCTGCCGCTCTGGCGCCTGTCGTTGCCGCACAACACCCCGGAGCTTGCGTTGCCCGGCCTCCAATTACTGGACTGGGGCGGCGCCCAGCGCTGGCTCAGGTCCGATGCTCCGGCCGAGCGCATCCGCGCCGTGGCCAGCGCCGCCGGTGGCCATGCCAGTTGCTACAGCCATGGCCTGCTGGACAGCCCCTTCCAGCCCCTGGAACCGACCCTGCTGCACTATCACCAACGCCTCAAGGCGCAGCTCGATCCCCAGGGCATCTTCAACCCCGGCCGACTCTACGCGGAGCTCTGA
- the glcF gene encoding glycolate oxidase subunit GlcF has translation MQTTLSPEARQLPRAAEAERILRSCVHCGFCNATCPTYQVQGDELDGPRGRIYLIKQVLEGAAVTHQAQLHLDRCLSCRNCETTCPSGVEYHNLLDIGRAVVDAALPRPAGQRLLRQGLRALAGNPQLFKTLVLGGSRLRPLLPQALQDKLPRQVPAAGVRPDRVHARRVLLLEGCVQPGLSPNTNAAASRVLDRLGISVQPVAEAACCGAVDYHLDAQERGRQRARHNIDAWWPHLQQGAEAIVQTASGCGAFVKDYGHLLADDPAYAAKAQQVSALARDLVEVVRAEPLAALQVRSGQRLAVHCPCTLQHAQQLGGAVESLLQRLGFNLTSVPDGHLCCGSAGTYSLTQPALARQLRDDKLRALESGSPDVIATANIGCQSHLDGAGRTPVRHWIELLDAALNP, from the coding sequence ATGCAGACCACCCTCAGCCCCGAGGCCCGGCAGTTGCCACGGGCCGCCGAAGCCGAACGCATCCTGCGCAGCTGCGTGCATTGCGGGTTCTGCAACGCCACCTGCCCCACCTACCAGGTGCAGGGCGACGAGCTGGACGGGCCGCGCGGCCGCATCTACCTGATCAAGCAGGTACTGGAGGGCGCCGCGGTCACCCATCAGGCGCAGTTGCACCTGGACCGCTGCCTGTCATGTCGCAACTGCGAGACCACCTGCCCATCGGGCGTCGAGTACCACAACCTGCTGGACATCGGCCGGGCAGTGGTGGACGCCGCCCTGCCCCGGCCCGCCGGCCAGCGCCTGCTGCGCCAGGGCTTGCGGGCCCTGGCGGGCAACCCGCAGCTGTTCAAGACACTGGTGCTGGGCGGCAGCCGCTTGCGCCCACTGCTGCCCCAGGCCCTGCAAGACAAACTGCCGCGCCAGGTACCCGCCGCCGGCGTGCGCCCGGACAGGGTCCACGCACGGCGCGTGCTGCTGCTCGAAGGCTGCGTGCAGCCGGGGCTGTCGCCCAATACCAACGCAGCCGCGAGCCGGGTCCTGGATCGCCTGGGCATCAGCGTGCAGCCGGTGGCCGAGGCTGCGTGCTGCGGCGCCGTGGACTACCACCTGGATGCCCAGGAGCGCGGCCGCCAACGGGCCCGGCACAACATCGATGCCTGGTGGCCGCACCTGCAACAAGGTGCCGAGGCCATCGTCCAGACCGCCAGCGGCTGCGGCGCCTTCGTCAAGGACTACGGGCACCTGCTGGCCGACGACCCGGCCTATGCCGCCAAGGCGCAGCAAGTCAGCGCCCTGGCCCGGGACCTGGTGGAGGTGGTGCGGGCCGAACCTCTGGCAGCGCTGCAAGTACGCAGTGGACAGCGCCTGGCCGTCCATTGCCCCTGCACCCTGCAACATGCCCAGCAACTGGGCGGCGCCGTGGAAAGCCTGCTGCAACGCCTGGGTTTCAACCTGACTTCAGTGCCCGACGGCCACCTGTGCTGCGGCTCGGCCGGCACCTATTCGCTAACCCAGCCCGCCCTGGCCCGGCAACTGCGCGACGACAAGCTGCGGGCCCTGGAAAGCGGCAGCCCGGACGTGATCGCTACGGCCAACATCGGCTGCCAGAGCCACCTGGATGGCGCCGGGCGCACCCCGGTACGCCACTGGATCGAACTGCTGGACGCCGCCCTCAACCCTTGA
- a CDS encoding heme-binding protein: MHHKAVLCQDDVSRILAAARTEAHRQQWPVSIAVVDDGGHPLALERLDGCAPISAYIALEKARTAALGRRESKAYEDMVNAGRSAFLSAPLLTSLEGGVPIRVDGQVVGAVGVSGVRSGEDAQVAQVAANCLEGS; this comes from the coding sequence ATGCACCACAAAGCCGTGTTATGCCAAGACGACGTCAGCCGCATCCTCGCCGCCGCCCGCACCGAGGCCCACCGCCAGCAGTGGCCGGTGAGCATCGCCGTGGTCGATGATGGCGGCCATCCCCTGGCCCTGGAGCGCCTGGACGGCTGCGCACCGATCAGTGCCTACATCGCCTTAGAGAAAGCCCGCACCGCCGCCCTGGGCCGGCGTGAGTCCAAGGCCTACGAAGACATGGTCAATGCCGGGCGCAGCGCCTTTCTCTCAGCGCCGCTGCTGACCTCCCTGGAAGGCGGCGTGCCGATTCGCGTGGATGGCCAAGTGGTCGGCGCGGTGGGCGTGTCCGGCGTCCGCTCCGGCGAAGATGCCCAGGTGGCGCAAGTGGCCGCCAACTGCCTGGAAGGCTCCTGA
- a CDS encoding DMT family transporter, with protein sequence MNLILLLVVVVAAGAVLSVQAAINGRLGQSVGVLRSSLLTFAVGALVTSLLIVFFQPPQAMGLLQAPKWQLSGALFGVVYMLVMVGAVPRVGTAVATVAVILGQLGMGMLIDHFGWFGNPAMALSGNRILAMLCLALALLFMYRSSLRRS encoded by the coding sequence ATGAACCTGATTCTATTGCTGGTGGTCGTGGTGGCCGCAGGTGCGGTGCTCAGTGTGCAGGCGGCGATCAACGGCCGCCTGGGGCAGAGCGTGGGGGTGCTGCGCAGCAGCCTGCTGACCTTCGCCGTCGGTGCCCTGGTCACCTCGCTGCTGATCGTGTTCTTCCAGCCGCCCCAGGCCATGGGCCTGTTGCAGGCGCCCAAGTGGCAGCTCAGCGGCGCGCTGTTCGGCGTGGTGTACATGCTGGTGATGGTCGGCGCGGTGCCCCGGGTCGGGACTGCCGTGGCGACGGTGGCGGTGATCCTCGGGCAGTTGGGCATGGGCATGTTGATCGACCACTTCGGCTGGTTCGGCAACCCGGCCATGGCACTCTCCGGCAACCGTATCCTGGCGATGCTGTGCCTGGCCCTGGCCTTGCTGTTCATGTACCGCAGCAGCCTGCGCCGTAGCTGA
- a CDS encoding DMT family transporter: protein MSCETLDPTLPPPVASAVSTAGWQRLALLPLVILAGMGLSVEAGLLGPLGAQVGHLWATLSIFGVGAALLALLLLFSGPQPGPALSQLPRWQLLGGVLGPIYVVVLTLATPHIGIAMTMIAILSGQVGKSVLIDHFGWFGSARKPVNAERWLALVLIVGALILIARG, encoded by the coding sequence ATGTCTTGCGAAACCCTTGACCCAACGCTGCCACCGCCAGTGGCCAGCGCTGTATCCACTGCCGGCTGGCAACGCCTGGCCCTGCTGCCGCTGGTGATCCTGGCCGGCATGGGCCTGTCGGTGGAGGCCGGCTTGCTCGGCCCCCTGGGAGCCCAGGTCGGCCACCTGTGGGCGACCCTGAGCATCTTCGGCGTCGGCGCGGCGTTGCTGGCCTTGCTGTTGCTGTTCAGTGGCCCGCAGCCGGGGCCGGCCTTGAGCCAGCTGCCGCGCTGGCAGTTGCTGGGCGGAGTGCTGGGGCCGATCTACGTGGTGGTGTTGACCCTGGCCACGCCCCATATCGGCATTGCCATGACCATGATCGCGATTCTTTCCGGCCAGGTCGGCAAGAGCGTGCTGATCGACCACTTCGGCTGGTTCGGCAGTGCCCGCAAACCGGTCAACGCCGAGCGTTGGCTGGCCCTGGTGCTGATCGTCGGCGCCCTGATCCTGATTGCCCGAGGTTGA
- a CDS encoding LysR family transcriptional regulator: MQGFNDLGFKALRLFIAVLDQGSFSAVARREGLAPSSISRQIQLMEQALGQQLLYRHTRAVSPTEAGRLLGHHARRVLAQWEEAEQALQEQQDEPTGLVRINAPVVFGQRHISPWLGELHRRYPKLQLDIQQTDSYIDPLQDGTDLLFRIGVLGDSSMQARLLAPQRYRVAASPGYLARHGHPQHPDQLHQHQCLAYKGESGQQRWFFRQGQEPWTPYSVTGPLTGNHADTLTQAAEQGLGLVMFPSWLIGEALHQGRLVALFEDFEVATSLEPQQIAALWPGSRRLSVKVRTVIDFFVETFGPIPYWDR, translated from the coding sequence ATGCAAGGCTTCAACGACCTGGGTTTCAAGGCCCTGCGGCTGTTCATCGCGGTGCTCGACCAGGGCAGTTTCTCTGCCGTGGCCCGGCGCGAGGGGCTAGCGCCCTCCTCCATTTCGCGGCAGATCCAGCTGATGGAACAGGCCCTGGGCCAACAGTTGCTGTATCGCCATACCCGGGCGGTCAGCCCCACCGAAGCCGGGCGCCTGTTGGGGCACCATGCCCGGCGGGTGCTGGCGCAATGGGAAGAAGCCGAGCAGGCCCTGCAAGAACAGCAGGACGAGCCGACCGGGCTGGTGCGGATCAATGCGCCGGTGGTGTTCGGCCAGCGGCATATCTCGCCCTGGCTGGGCGAACTGCACCGGCGCTACCCCAAGCTGCAACTGGATATCCAGCAGACCGACAGCTACATCGACCCGTTGCAGGACGGCACCGACCTGCTGTTTCGCATCGGCGTGCTGGGAGACTCCTCGATGCAGGCCCGGCTACTGGCACCCCAACGCTACCGGGTCGCCGCCAGCCCGGGCTACCTGGCCCGTCACGGCCACCCCCAGCACCCCGACCAGCTGCACCAGCACCAATGCCTGGCCTACAAGGGCGAAAGCGGCCAGCAACGCTGGTTCTTCCGCCAGGGCCAGGAGCCCTGGACGCCCTACAGCGTCACGGGCCCACTGACCGGCAACCACGCCGACACCCTGACCCAGGCCGCCGAACAAGGCCTGGGGCTGGTGATGTTTCCTTCCTGGCTGATCGGCGAGGCCCTGCACCAGGGCCGGCTGGTGGCGCTGTTCGAGGATTTCGAAGTGGCCACCAGCCTCGAACCGCAACAGATCGCCGCCCTGTGGCCGGGCAGCCGGCGCCTGTCGGTGAAGGTCCGCACGGTGATCGACTTCTTCGTCGAGACATTCGGGCCAATACCGTATTGGGATCGCTAG
- a CDS encoding Nramp family divalent metal transporter, producing MKFSLPKIATAPFCPPEVAGSVTVDPRASLFKRLLRFAGPGLLISIGYMDPGNWATAIEAGSRYGYSLLFVVLLASLAGMVVQCLCSRLGIATGRDLAQLCRERYSPRSARVQWLLAEVSIIATDLAEVLGCALAFHLLLGVSLSTGIVITAFDTLLVLALQNRGFRRLEAIMLALVATIGVCFFIELLLIKPHWPDVARGFTPSLAAISDAAPLYLAIGILGATVMPHNLYLHTSVVQTRLVGKDLASRSDAIRLARIDTIGSLALALLVNAAILILAAAAFHNTGHSDVVEIQDAYHLLDPLVGGALASVLFGVALLASGQSSTFTGTIAGQVIMEGYLNLRIPCWQRRLITRGLALIPAFIGVWLLGDGAVGKLLVLSQVVLSLQLPFALYPLIRMTNDPRLMGVFVNRWPTRWLAWSLFAVISAANAWLIASL from the coding sequence GTGAAATTCAGCCTGCCGAAAATCGCCACCGCTCCTTTCTGTCCGCCGGAAGTGGCCGGTTCCGTCACCGTCGACCCCCGTGCCTCGCTGTTCAAGCGCCTGCTGCGTTTTGCCGGTCCCGGGTTGCTGATTTCCATCGGCTACATGGACCCGGGCAACTGGGCCACGGCCATCGAGGCCGGTTCGCGCTATGGCTACAGCCTGCTGTTCGTGGTGCTGCTGGCGAGCCTGGCAGGCATGGTGGTGCAGTGCCTGTGTTCGCGCCTGGGCATCGCCACCGGACGTGACCTGGCGCAGCTCTGCCGCGAGCGCTACAGCCCACGTTCGGCGCGGGTCCAGTGGTTGCTGGCAGAGGTCTCGATCATCGCCACCGACCTGGCCGAAGTGCTGGGCTGCGCCCTGGCTTTCCACCTCTTGCTGGGAGTCTCGTTGAGTACGGGGATCGTCATTACCGCCTTCGATACCTTGCTGGTACTGGCTTTGCAGAACCGTGGTTTTCGCCGGTTGGAAGCGATCATGCTGGCGCTGGTGGCGACCATCGGCGTGTGCTTCTTCATCGAATTGTTGCTGATCAAGCCCCACTGGCCGGACGTGGCCCGGGGCTTCACCCCGTCGCTGGCGGCCATCAGCGATGCCGCGCCGCTGTACCTGGCAATCGGCATCCTCGGTGCCACGGTGATGCCGCACAACCTGTACCTGCATACCTCGGTGGTCCAGACCCGGCTAGTGGGCAAGGACCTTGCCAGCCGCAGCGATGCGATCCGCCTGGCGCGCATCGATACCATCGGCTCCCTGGCCCTGGCGCTGCTGGTGAACGCGGCGATCCTGATCCTCGCCGCCGCGGCCTTCCACAACACCGGGCACAGCGACGTGGTGGAGATCCAGGATGCCTACCACCTGCTCGATCCGCTGGTGGGCGGGGCCCTGGCCAGCGTGCTGTTCGGCGTGGCACTGCTGGCCTCCGGGCAGAGCTCGACCTTCACCGGGACCATCGCCGGCCAGGTGATCATGGAGGGTTACCTGAACCTGCGGATTCCCTGCTGGCAGCGCCGCCTGATCACCCGCGGCCTGGCGTTGATCCCGGCGTTCATCGGCGTCTGGCTGCTGGGCGACGGCGCCGTGGGCAAGCTGCTGGTGCTGAGCCAGGTGGTGCTCAGCCTGCAATTGCCGTTCGCCCTGTACCCGTTGATCCGCATGACCAACGACCCGCGCCTGATGGGCGTCTTCGTCAACCGCTGGCCGACCCGCTGGCTGGCCTGGAGCCTGTTCGCCGTGATCAGCGCAGCCAATGCCTGGCTCATAGCTAGCCTTTAG
- a CDS encoding thiol-disulfide oxidoreductase DCC family protein has translation MADSATTRAGDALPPFLQPGERVLLFDGVCKLCNASVRFVIAHDTERRIRLASVQSPQGQALLAWAGLSTEQFDSVVLIEGRRLSLRSDAFIRLMAQLPRPWRWLRLLHWVPRPLRDWSYSYIARHRYRWFGRYDVCLLPSPDHRGRFLDDTP, from the coding sequence GTGGCTGACTCCGCAACAACTCGGGCAGGCGATGCCCTGCCGCCCTTCCTGCAACCTGGCGAGCGAGTGCTGCTGTTCGATGGCGTGTGCAAGCTGTGCAACGCCTCGGTGCGCTTCGTCATCGCCCATGACACCGAACGGCGGATCCGCCTGGCCTCGGTGCAGTCGCCCCAGGGCCAGGCCCTGCTGGCGTGGGCCGGGTTGTCCACCGAACAGTTCGACAGCGTGGTGCTGATCGAGGGTCGACGCCTGTCACTGCGCTCCGACGCCTTTATCCGGCTGATGGCCCAACTACCTCGACCCTGGCGCTGGCTGCGCCTGCTGCACTGGGTTCCCCGCCCCCTGCGCGACTGGAGCTACAGCTACATCGCCCGCCACCGCTATCGCTGGTTCGGCCGCTACGACGTCTGCCTGCTGCCCAGCCCCGACCACCGCGGGCGCTTTCTCGACGATACGCCTTGA
- a CDS encoding helix-turn-helix domain-containing protein: protein MSNTDIQKAALALRSYSGQVELHDHDYHQIVLPQSGSMEIEVDGRGGKVDWSQGVIIPAGTPHAFSSNTCNTFLVLDVPLPSSYTQKSEAETIKRLNEKSFFPVRPEIRHLLDYASRSVPLLTSSSEVSQAWSTLLMSSLVQPHSSVPDHGQFTLARALTHIENHLDSHLTASEIARASGTSERRLYVLFEQHLRTTPFAHVTRLRLNLAMDLLRDTQLSITEIAHRVGYADQSALNHALKKSHDLTPALARKNSRANNMQTGTNNQQ from the coding sequence ATGAGCAATACGGATATACAAAAGGCTGCACTGGCCTTGCGATCTTATTCGGGTCAGGTCGAACTGCATGATCACGACTACCATCAGATAGTCCTGCCTCAGTCTGGTTCGATGGAAATTGAAGTCGACGGAAGAGGTGGCAAGGTTGATTGGAGCCAGGGAGTGATTATTCCGGCCGGCACTCCTCATGCCTTTTCTTCCAATACTTGCAACACCTTCCTGGTTCTAGATGTACCGCTTCCCTCTAGTTACACACAAAAAAGCGAAGCAGAAACCATCAAGAGACTGAACGAGAAAAGCTTCTTCCCGGTAAGACCGGAAATTCGTCACTTGCTAGACTACGCGTCCCGTAGTGTCCCCCTACTGACTAGCTCATCAGAAGTGTCTCAAGCTTGGAGCACATTGCTGATGTCATCTCTGGTGCAACCTCACAGTAGTGTCCCCGACCATGGGCAGTTCACCCTGGCCAGGGCATTGACGCATATAGAGAACCATCTCGATAGTCATTTGACCGCTTCGGAAATCGCCCGAGCTTCAGGAACCAGTGAACGGCGCTTATATGTGTTATTCGAACAACACCTGAGAACTACACCATTTGCCCACGTGACACGACTACGCTTGAATCTGGCCATGGATCTGCTGCGCGACACTCAGTTATCAATTACTGAGATTGCTCACCGAGTAGGCTACGCCGACCAGAGTGCATTGAATCATGCGTTGAAAAAAAGCCATGACTTGACGCCTGCACTCGCTCGAAAGAACTCCAGGGCCAATAACATGCAGACTGGAACAAATAACCAGCAGTAG
- the yddG gene encoding aromatic amino acid exporter YddG — protein MTESTTSSKTSDSRTTTSATAIGVIAVFLWSCLALLTTFTAGIPPFELLALSFAVAFLASLVILGLRGSNGFAGWRQPWQVWVTGFLGIFAYHALYFFALKVAPPAEASLIAYLWPLLIVLLASIAGGQTLRQRQLLGALLGLAGTAFIMQQRSQNSIADMPLAGYTAALLCALVWSSYSVINRRFNNVPSSIIGGICGLVAVAGLLCHLALEVTVHPNFSQWAAIIALGLGPVGLAFFAWDHATKHGNLASLGALSYLAPLFSTLLLILIGQVHAKPILLIPAALIIAGAVVATSRQPTPRP, from the coding sequence ATGACAGAAAGTACAACCTCTTCGAAAACCAGCGACAGTCGAACAACCACTTCAGCGACCGCCATTGGCGTCATTGCCGTATTTCTCTGGTCATGCTTGGCCTTACTCACCACCTTCACCGCCGGCATACCACCTTTTGAACTGTTGGCGCTGAGTTTTGCCGTAGCGTTTCTGGCAAGCTTGGTGATTCTCGGATTGCGCGGTTCGAACGGATTCGCTGGTTGGCGCCAGCCCTGGCAAGTCTGGGTAACAGGGTTCCTGGGAATCTTCGCCTATCACGCCCTGTATTTTTTTGCTCTCAAAGTTGCACCTCCCGCCGAAGCCAGCCTGATTGCCTACCTTTGGCCGCTACTTATCGTATTGCTCGCGAGCATTGCTGGCGGTCAAACACTACGCCAGCGACAGCTGCTGGGTGCGCTCTTGGGGCTCGCCGGTACGGCATTCATCATGCAACAACGGTCACAAAACAGTATCGCCGACATGCCGCTGGCAGGTTATACAGCCGCGTTGCTCTGCGCCTTGGTATGGTCAAGCTACTCGGTGATCAACCGTCGCTTCAACAATGTCCCCAGTAGCATCATTGGCGGGATCTGCGGCTTAGTGGCCGTGGCAGGCCTGCTATGCCACCTGGCGCTTGAAGTCACAGTCCACCCCAACTTCAGCCAATGGGCTGCGATCATCGCACTTGGGTTAGGCCCGGTCGGCCTGGCTTTCTTTGCCTGGGACCACGCCACCAAGCACGGCAACCTGGCAAGCCTCGGGGCATTGTCCTATCTCGCACCACTGTTCTCGACGTTACTGCTGATATTGATTGGCCAAGTCCATGCCAAACCGATCCTGCTGATTCCAGCAGCACTCATTATCGCTGGCGCAGTAGTAGCCACCTCTCGCCAGCCCACGCCACGCCCTTGA